A genomic region of Haliotis asinina isolate JCU_RB_2024 chromosome 1, JCU_Hal_asi_v2, whole genome shotgun sequence contains the following coding sequences:
- the LOC137273621 gene encoding uncharacterized protein produces MKLPLYVSTIVQVGIATAVVLNPNNADCPADRRFLHDLKSLLRIHLGEKIIPPETDSSQWTRSGGATFTRWGKTTCPKGNDVVYKGYPGGSHYQAKGGPGTTLCLPEAPIYEKYTSEASDSYIYGSEYQTNRKASPLHRLLQDDVPCVVCQSHHKTSAIMVPARNECFPGWDLEYKGYLFGGPTAHTGSSDYVCVDSEPEAMPGGKANTNGHLLYMIDAKCGALPCPPYVDGWELTCALCTK; encoded by the exons ATGAAGCTACCGCTGTATGTTTCTACGATCGTCCAGGTTGGGATAGCCACAg CTGTGGTCTTGAATCCGAACAATGCGGACTGTCCCGCGGACCGGAGGTTCCTGCATGACCTGAAGTCACTGTTGAGGATACATCTGGGAGAGAAGATTATACCACCTGAAACTGATTCTTCACAATGGACCAGATCGG GAGGAGCGACATTCACACGATGGGGAAAGACAACATGTCCCAAAGGAAATGATGTCGTGTACAAAG GTTATCCCGGTGGAAGTCATTATCAGGCAAAAGGGGGTCCGGGAACAACGCTGTGCCTCCCCGAAGCACCCATCTACGAAAAGTACACTAGTGAAGCATCAGACAGTTATATCTATGGCAGTGAGTATCAAACAAATAGAAAGGCATCTCCTCTTCATCGGCTGCTTCAAGACGATGTCCCGTGTGTGGTGTGCCAGAGTCATCACAAAACAAGTGCCATCATGGTACCTGCAAGGAACGAGTGTTTTCCGGGATGGGACCTGGAATACAAGGGCTATCTGTTTGGTGGTCCTACTGCACACACTGGTTCCAGTGATTATGTCTGTGTAGATAGTGAGCCAGAAGCCATGCCTGGGGGTAAAGCAAACACAAACGGCCATCTCTTGTATATGATCGATGCCAAATGTGGTGCCCTGCCCTGCCCACCTTATGTCGATGGCTGGGAGTTGACATGTGCCCTTTGCACTAAATAG
- the LOC137273609 gene encoding uncharacterized protein — MKLTLYVATIVLVGTTRAAALNPNNADCPADRRFLHDLKSLLRIHLGEKIIPPETDSSQWTRTVGGATFTRWGKTTCPKGNDVVYKGYAGGSHYQAKGGPGTTLCLPETPIYEKYTSEASDSYIYGTEYETDREASPLHRLDEDDVPCVVCQSHHKTSAIMVPARNECFAGWHLEYKGYLFGGSTAHTGSSDNVCVDSEAEVIPGGKTNTNGHLLYMIDAKCGALPCPPYVDGWELTCALCTK; from the exons ATGAAGCTAACGCTGTATGTTGCTACCATCGTCCTGGTTGGGACAACCAGAG CTGCTGCCCTGAATCCGAACAATGCGGACTGTCCCGCGGACCGGAGGTTCCTGCATGACCTGAAGTCACTGTTGAGGATACACCTGGGAGAGAAGATTATACCGCCTGAAACTGACTCTTCACAATGGACCAGAACGG TAGGAGGAGCGACATTCACACGATGGGGAAAGACAACATGTCCCAAAGGAAATGATGTCGTATACAAAG GTTATGCCGGTGGAAGCCATTATCAGGCAAAAGGGGGTCCGGGAACAACGCTGTGCCTCCCCGAAACACCCATCTACGAAAAGTACACTAGTGAGGCATCAGACAGTTATATCTATGGCACTGAGTATGAAACAGATAGAGAGGCATCTCCTCTCCATCGGCTGGATGAAGACGATGTCCCGTGTGTGGTGTGCCAGAGTCATCACAAAACAAGTGCCATCATGGTACCTGCCAGGAACGAGTGTTTTGCTGGATGGCACCTGGAATACAAGGGCTATCTGTTTGGCGGCTCTACTGCACACACTGGTTCTAGTGATAATGTCTGTGTAGATAGTGAAGCAGAGGTTATCCCTGGGggtaaaacaaacacaaacggCCATCTCTTGTATATGATCGACGCCAAATGTGGTGCCCTGCCCTGTCCACCTTATGTCGATGGCTGGGAGTTGACATGTGCCCTTTGCACTAAATAG